From a single Dysidea avara chromosome 14, odDysAvar1.4, whole genome shotgun sequence genomic region:
- the LOC136244495 gene encoding uncharacterized protein: MIPPMSTEVKMHYSFDMAQQVHYPSDPFQPGPVYFLTPRKCAIFGVCCEAIPWQVTYLIDESFNVGKGANSIISMIHHFFANHGIGETSVHLHADNCYGQNKNRYMMGYLMWRVLTGLHREIKISFLPVGHTKFTPDWCFGLAKQTFRRTKVGSLDDIANVISTSSFVNVPQLVGTLEGDYFVPTYNWSEFFEEHTRKLL; the protein is encoded by the exons ATGATACCTCCAATGAGCACAGAAGTGAAAATGCACTACAGCTTTGACATGGCGCAGCAG GTGCATTATCCAAGTGACCCTTTCCAACCAGGACCAGTGTACTTCCTTACGCCACGCAAATGTGCCATCTTCGGTGTATGCTGTGAGGCTATACCATGGCAA GTGACATATTTGATAGATGAATCTTTCAACGTTGGAAAAGGTGCTAATTCAATCATATCAATGATACACCACTTCTTTGCCAACCATGGAATAGGGGAGACATCGGTCCACTTGCACGCAGATAATTGCTATGGACAAAATAAAAACAGATACATGATGGGATACCTAATGTGGCGTGTACTCACTGGCTTACATCGGGAGATAAAAATATCATTCCTACCAGTGGGTCATACAAAGTTCACACCTGATTGGTGCTTTGGACTTGCAAAGCAGACCTTTCGCCGCACAAAGGTTGGCAGTCTGGATGACATTGCCAATGTGATCAGCACCTCTTCATTTGTCAATGTTCCACAACTGGTAGGCACTCTTGAAGGGGATTACTTTGTTCCAACCTACAATTGGAGTGAGTTCTTTGAGGAGCACACAAGAAAACTGCTTTAA